TGGTCGGCTTCGGCGGCGGCGCCGCCCACACGACCCGCACCGTCCTGGGCGTCGCGGTCCCGATGGCGAGCGCCGTGGCCGACGTCGCCGCAGCCCGCCGCGACTACCTCGACGAGTCGGGCGGTCGCTACGTCCACGTCATCGCCGACGGCTCGATCGGCAGCTCCGGCGACATCGCCAAGGCGGTCGCCTGCGGCGCCGACGCCGTGATGATCGGCTCGCCGCTCGCCCGTGCCGCCGAGGCGCCCGGACGCGGCTTCCACTGGGGCAGCGAGGCCACCCACGCCGACCTGCCGCGCGGCCAGCGCGTCGAGTTCTCCCCGGTCGGGACCCTCGAGGAGATCATGTTCGGTCCCTCGCGCACCGCCGACGGCACCATGAACCTCATCGGTGCGCTGCGCCGTGCCATGGCCACCACCGGCTACACCGAGCTCAAGGAGTTCCAGCGCATCGAGGTCGTCGTCCAGCACTGAGCCGGGCGCTGTCGGCGGCTGGTCCGCCCTGAGACACTGGGGGCATGACCCTCGCCAAGGCCCTCGACGCCGACCAGCGCGCTGACGCGCTCGAGCACCTCGCTGCCGGCGAGCTCGACGTCCTCGTGGTGGGTGGCGGCATCGTCGGCGTCGGTGCGGCGCTCGACGCGGTGACCCGGGGCCTCAAGGTCGGCCTGGTCGAGCAGCGCGACCTCGCCTCCGGCACGTCCTCGCGCTCGTCGAAGCTGGTGCACGGGGGCCTGCGCTACCTCGAGATGTTCGACTTCGCGCTGGTCAAGGAGGCGCTGGAGGAGCGCGGCCTGCTGCTGACGCGGCTCGCGCCCCACCTCGTACGCCCGGTGCCGTTCCTCTACCCGCTCGAGCACGCGTGGGAGCGCCCCTACGTCGGTGCCGGGGTGGCGCTCTACGACGGCATGGCGATGACCGGCAAGTACGACATGGGCGTGCCCAAGCACAAGCACGTCTTCCGCAAGCAGCTGGCGCGCATGGCGCCCGACATCCGGACCGACGACCTGCACGGCGCGATCCGCTACTACGACTGCCAGGTCGACGACGCGCGGCTGGTGATGATGATCGCCCGCACCGCCGCCAACAACGGCGCCCACGTCGCCACCCGCACGAAGGTCACCGGCTTCCTGCGCGAGGGCGACCGGGTGGTCGGCGTGCAGGCGCGCGACCTCGAGGGCCAGCGCGACCTCGAGATCCGCGCGAAGGTGGTCATCAACGCCGCCGGCGTGTGGACCGACGAGGTCCAGGAGCTCATCGGCGGCAAGGCGCAGCTCGACGTCGACGCCAGCAAGGGCATCCACCTCGTCGTGCCGAAGGACCGGATCCGCTCGGAGTGCGGCTTCATCACCAAGACCGAGAAGTCGGTGCTGTTCGTCATCCCGTGGGACGACTTCTGGATCATCGGCACCACCGACACCGCGTGGGACTTCGACCTCGCGCACCCGGCCGCCAGCAAGACCGACATCGACTACCTCCTCGGCCATGTCAACCGGCTGCTCAAGGACCCGCTCGACCACCGTGACGTGATCGGCGTCTGGGCGGGGCTGCGGCCGCTGCTCAAGCCGATGCGCAAGGAGGGCGAGATGGGGGAGACCACCAAGCTCTCCCGCGAGCACACCGTCACCAGCCCCGTGCCGGGCCTCGTGCTGGTCGCCGGCGGCAAGCTGACGACGTACCGGGTCATGGCGCGGGACGCCGTCGACCACGCGCTGAAGCACTCCTCGACCGACTCGGGCGGCTCGGCTCCGACGTCGGCCTCGATCACCGACCGCGTGCCGCTGATGGGCGCGTGGGGCTTCGAGGCCCGCACCAACCAGCGGGTGGCGCTGAGCCGGGCCTCGGGCCTGGAGATCGGCGTCATCGACCACCTGCTGGGCCGTTACGGCGGCCTCGTCGACGAGGTCCTCGCGCTCATCCACGAGCGACCCGAGCTCGGCGAGCCGCTCCCGGGCGCGGAGCACTACCTGCGCGCCGAGGTGCTGTACGCCGCGACGCACGAGGGTGCCCGCCACCTCGACGACGTGCTGGCCCGCCGCACCCGGGTCTCGATCGAGACCTTCGACCGCGGCATCCACGCCGCACGCCCTGCGGCCGAGCTGATGGCCGAGGCGCTGGGCTGGGACGCAGCCCAGGTCGACGACGAGGTCGACCACTACCTGCGTCGGGTGGAGGCGGAGCGGCAGAGCCAGCTCATGCCGACCGACCAGGAGGCCGACGAGGCACGGGTCAAGGCCCCCGAGATCGTCTGATGACGCGACTCGACCGTTGGACAAAACGGCGTGAAGTGTCGAATGCTGGGACGAAGTGACTGATCGGTAGCAAGCCGCGGGCCGCGCGACCTACCCTGCTGGGATGACCGAGCAGAGCCCCACGTCCGGCCCGATCACCGACGGTCCCGCCGACCCCGAGCACGACAGCACCGCGGCCTACGCCCTCGACCGGTCGTACGTCGCCTCCCTCACCCGCCGCGTGGTGAGCAGCTCCGGTCGCACCCACGCCGTCTCCTCGCCGGTCGGCGGCGCCCCGCTCGCCCACGTCCCTCAGTCCACCCCGGCCGACGTCGCCGAGGCATTCGCCCGGGCGCGTACGGCTCAGGCAGCCTGGGCCGCCACGTCGCTCGACGACCGCGCCGCAGCCCTGCTGCGCCTGCACGACCTGCTGCTCGACCGGCAGGAGGAGCTGATCGACCTGGTGGTGTGGGAGTCGGGCAAGGCGCGCAAGGACGCCTACCTCGAGGTCGCGCACCTCGCGCTGACCGCGCGCTACTACGCCCGCACCGCGCACGAGCACCTCGACACCCGTCGCGTCGGCGGGATGTTCCCGCTGCTGACCCGGGCTGAGGTCAACCGCGTGCCCAAGGGCGTCGTCGGCATCATCTCGCCGTGGAACTACCCCCTGACGATGGCGCTGTGCGACGGTCTCCCGGCTCTCCTGGCCGGCAACGCCGTGGTGGCCAAGCCCGACGCGCAGAGCATGCTCACCGCGCTGCTGGCCGCCCAGCTCCTCGACGAGGCCGGCTTCCCGCCCGAGCTGTGGCAGGTGGTCGCGGGCCCCGGGCCCGAGATCGGTGGCGCGGTCGTGGGCGCGGCCGACTACGTCTGCTTCACCGGCTCGACCGCCACCGGTCGCCTCATCGCCCGCCAGTGCGCCGACCGGCTGATCGGGTGCTCGCTCGAGCTCGGCGGCAAGAACCCCATGCTGGTGCTGCGCGACGCCGACGTGCACCGCGCGGCCGAGGGCGCCGTACGCGGTGTCTTCGCCAACGCCGGCCAGCTGTGCGTGTCGATGGAGCGGCTCTTCGTCGCCGACCAGGTCTACGACCGGTTCGTCGACGCCTTCGTGTCACGCACCCGGGCGATGACGCTGGGCGCCAGCCACGACTGGAGCGTCGACATGGGCTCGCTGATCTCGCAGGCCCAGCTCGACACCGTCACCGCCCATGTCGACGACGCGGTCGCCAAGGGCGCGACCGTCCTCTGCGGCGGCACCGCGCGCCCCGACCTCGGGCCGTTCGTCTTCGAACCGACCGTGCTCGAGGGCGTCACGGCCGACATGGAGTGCTTCGCCCGGGAGACCTTCGGCCCGGTCGTCGCGCTCTACCGCTTCCACAGCGAGGACGAGGCCGTCGCCCGCGCCAACGACGGCACCTACGGCCTCAACGCCTCGATCTACACCCGCGACGCCGCCCGCGGTCGCGCGCTCGCCCGACGGATCAGGTGCGGCACGGTCAACGTCAACGAGCCCTACGGTGCGACGTTCGGCTCGCTCGGGGCGCCGATGGGCGGCATGCGCCAGTCCGGCATGGGCCGGCGCCAGGGCGCGGAGGGCGTGCTGCGCTACACGGAGGCGCAGTCCGTCGCGACCCAGCGGCTCGTCCCCATCGCGCCGGTGCTCGGCATGTCGGAGGAGACCCACGCCAAGGTCATGACGCAGGCGCTGCGGCTGCTCAACAAGCTGGGCCGGGCATGAGCACCTCTCCCGAGACGCAGCACTACGACGTCCTCGTCGTCGGCTCCGGCTTCGGCGGCTCCGTGACCGCGCTGCGCCTCACCGAGAAGGGCTACCGCGTGGGTGTCCTCGAGGCCGGCGCGCGCTTCGAGGACGACGACTTCCCTGCGACCTCCTTCGACGCCAAGCGGTTCCTCTTCGCGCCGGCCCTCGGGATGTACGGCATCCAGCGCATCGACATGGTCAAGGACTGCATGATCCTGGCCGGCGCGGGCGTCGGCGGCGGGTCGCTGGTCTACGCCAACACCCTCTACGAGCCGCTCGACGCCTTCTACCGCGACCCGTCGTGGGCGCACATCACCGACTGGAAGGGCGAGCTCGCGCCCTACTACGACCAGGCCAAGCGGATGCTCGGCGTGGTCGAGAACCCGCTCCACACCCCGGCCGACGAGGTGATGAAGCAGGTCGCCGACGACATGGGCGTGGGGCACACCTTCCACCCGACCCCGGTCGGCGTCTTCTTCGGTGGGCCCGACGCGCGCGGTGGCGAGGAGGTCGCCGACCCCTACTTCGGCGGCGCCGGGCCGGCCCGCAACGCCTGCCTCAACTGCGGCGAGTGCATGACCGGGTGCCGGCACAACGCCAAGAACACCCTGGTCAAGAACTACCTCCACCTCGCCGAGCAGGCGGGAGCGGTGGTCCACCCGCTGACCACGGTGACGCGCGTACGCCCCCGCGCCGGCGGCGGCTACGAGGTGAGTGCCCGGTGGACCAAGGCCAAGCTGTCACGGCGTACCGCCACGAAGACGTTCACCGCCGACCAGGTCGTCTTCTCCGCGGCCGCGCTCGGCACGCAGAAGCTGCTCCACCAGCTCAAGGGGGAGGGCGACCTGCCGCGCATCAGCGACCGGCTCGGCGTGCTGACGCGCACCAACTCCGAGGCGATCCTGGGAGCGCTGGCGCCCGACACGTCCGTCGACTACTCGCGTGGCGTCGCGATCACGTCGTCGTGGCACCCCGACGAGGTCACCCACATCGAGCCGTGCCGCTACGGCCACGGCTCCAACGCGATGGCACTCATGCAGACGGTGCTCGCCGACGACACCCCCGGCACCTCGCGGGTGCGCACCTGGCTCAAGGAGCTGTGGGCCCAGCGGCGCACCGCGCTGGACCTGTACGACTTCCGGCACTGGTCGGAGCGCACGATCGTGGCGCTGGTGATGCAGACGCTGGACAACTCGATCACCACCAAGGGCGTCAAGGGCCGCTTCGGCTGGCGGATGACCAGCGAGCAGGGTTACGGCCTGCCCAACCCGACCTACATCCCGATCGCCTACGAGGCCACCCGACGGATGGCCGACGTCCTCGGCGGCACCCCCGGCGGCAACGTGGGGGAGGCCTTCAACCGGCCCCTGACGGCGCACTTCATCGGCGGCTGCACGATCGGCGACTCCCCGGAGACCGGCGTCGTCGACCCCTGGCAGCGCCTCTACGGCCACGAGGGACTGCACGTCGTCGACGGGTCGGCGGTCTCGGCCAACCTCGGGGTGAACCCGTCGCTGACGATCACCGCGCAGGCCGAGCGGGCGATGGCCTTCTGGCCCAACAAGGGAGAGGCCGACCCGCGCCCCGCGCTGGGCTCGACCTACCGGCGGCTCGCGCCGGTGGAGCCGAAGAACCCGGTCGTGCCGGAGGCGGCTCCGGGCGCCCTGCGGCTGCCGATCGTCGGGGTCAGCTGAAAACGTCGGCCGCAGGCCGTAACCAGCCCTCCGAGGCCTCGTTGCTCGGGTAAGGGGCCCGGCAGTCATGCTCCCTCCCAAGGGTCGGGCCTCCGGTCTCGGCGCTGTCCGCAGCAGCTGGGAGCAAGCTCCAGGGCCCGGTCACCCTCCCTCCCCGATCGGGCCCTGGGGCGAGGGCCGGACCGGGGGCGGGTGATCGATAGACTCGCCGCGTGACGCAGCCTGCAGAGCACGACCTGGTCCTCGTCGTCGACTTCGGGGCGCAGTACGCCCAGCTCATCGCGCGGCGCGTGCGCGAGGCGCGGGTCTACTCCGAGATCGTGCCGCACACGATGCCGGTGGCCGACATGCTGGCGCGCAACCCCAAGGCGATCATCCTGTCCGGCGGCCCGTCCAGCGTGTACGCCGACGGCGCCCCCGGCATCGACACCGGAGTCTTCACGGCCGGGGTGCCGGTGTTCGGCATGTGCTACGGCTTCCAGCTGATGGCCAAGGGTCTCGGCGGCGAGGTCGCCCACACCGGCGCGCGGGAGTACGGGCGTACGCCGGTCGTGGTCTCCGAGCCGGGCACGCTGCTCGAGGGCATCCCCGCCGAGCACAAGGTGTGGATGTCGCACGGCGACTCCGTCGCCCAGGCGCCCGAGGGCTTCACGGTGCTGGCCTCGACGGCCGACACCCCGGTCGCGGCCTTCGAGGACGTCGGGCGAGGCCTGGCGGGCGTGCAGTGGCACCCCGAGGTGCTGCACTCCGAGCACGGGCAGAAGGTCCTCGAGCACTTCCTGCACCACATCGCCGGTGCGCGCCAGACCTGGACGATGCTCAACATCGCCGAGGAGCAGATCGAGCGGGTGCGCGAGCAGATCGGCGACACCGGGCTGGCCATCTGCGGCCTCTCCGGCGGTGTCGACTCCGCAGTGGCCGCGGCGATCGTGCAGCGCGCGATCGGCGACCGGCTCCACTGCGTCTTCGTCGACCACGGGCTGCTCCGCGAGGGCGAGGCCGAGCAGGTCGAGCGCGACTTCGTCGCCGCGACCGGGGTCAACCTCCACGTCTACGACGCCCGCGAGACCTTCCTCGCCGCGCTGTCCGGGGTCACCGATCCCGAGGAGAAGCGCAAGGTCATCGGTCGGGAGTTCATCCGCGCCTTCGAGGCCGCCGAGGTCCAGGTGCTCGGTGAGGCGGCCGAGCACGGCGAGAAGGTCGGCTTCCTCGTGCAGGGCACGCTCTACCCCGACGTCGTCGAGTCCGGCGGCGGCGCCGGCACGTCGAACATCAAGTCCCACCACAACGTCGGCGGCCTGCCCGAGGACCTCGAGTTCGCGCTCGTCGAGCCGCTGCGCACCCTCTTCAAGGACGAGGTCCGCCTCGTCGGCGAGCAGCTCGGCCTGCCCGCCGACATCGTGTGGCGCCAGCCCTTCCCGGGCCCGGGCCTCGGCATCCGCATCATCGGCGAGGTGACCGCCGACCGCCTCGACATCCTGCGCCGCGCCGACGCGATCGCGCGCCAGGAGCTCACCCGCGCCGGCCTCGACCGCGACATCTGGCAGATGCCCGTGGTGCTGCTCGCCGACGTCCGCTCCGTCGGCGTCCAGGGCGACGGTCGCACCTACGGTCACCCCGTCGTGATCCGCCCGGTCACCTCCGAGGACGCGATGACGGCCGACTGGGCGCGGCTGCCCTACGAGGTGATGGAGCGCATCTCCACGCGCATCACCAACGAGGTGGCCGAGGTCAACCGGGTCACGCTCGACATCACGTCGAAGCCGCCGGGCACGATCGAGTGGGAGTGAGGCGGTCCCGCCAGGCGCGGGCCCTCACCTCGTAGGTCAGGACTCCCGGGAACGGCTCGCCGGTGCACGACAGGCCGGCCGCGGCGAGAGTCCGCCTCGAGCCGAGGTTCGCCGTCGATGTTCCCGCCCAGACGCGTCCGACCTCGCGATCCACGAACGCGTGGCGGAGCAGGGCGTGCGCGCCTTCCGTGGCGAGGCCTTTGCGCCAGTGCGCAGGCATGAGCCGGAAGCCGAGCTCGCCTGTCCCGGGCGCGCTGGCGGTGTGTCCGAGTCCCCACCAGCCGACGGGTTCCTCGTCGACGGTGCCGATCCAGTACCCGAGGCCGGCGTCGACCACTGAGCGCTCACCGAGTCGTCGGTGCCACTCGCGCTCTGTCTGCGACCGCCCGGTCGCTCCGCCCGAGATGTGCGCCATCACGGCCGGGTCACTGTTGAGAGCAGTGAAGAAGTCGAGATCACCCTTGCTTGCGGGCGACAGCACCAGCCGAGGGGCTCGCAGCACCGGCAGGGACATCTGACGAGACTCTCATGGACGGGGCCTGTTGCGACGACGTGCCTGTGGCCCCGCCATCACGTGGGTGGCGGGGTGTGGGGCGGGGTCATCTTCGAGGCGACGGGATCCGCGCTGGTCTCGGGTCGGGTGGCTCGAGTGCGGTGGTGCCGGTGCGGTCTCGTCGGTAGCGGTGGCCGTGAGGACTCGTCCACTCGAACACCCCGGGCGCGACCATGTCGTAGCGCCAGGCGGTGTGGGTCTTGACCCGGTGGTGGAACCGGCACAACGCACCGAGGTTGTCGGTCTTCGTGGGTCCGGGCTGTGGCCGACCATCTGCCTCGGCGCCGTGGTCGTACTCGATGACGTGGTCGACGTCGCAACCCCGGGCGGGGCGCCCGCACCACGGGAAGACGCACACGCGGTCGCGGAGAACCACGCGCTCACGGATCCGGTCCGGGATCTCGTAGCTCGGCGCGGACTTCTCCTGGTTGAGGTCGATGACCGGCTTCACCGTGATCTTCGTGCGGGAGTCGCCGCACCAGGACCTGAGCTGCTCGAGCAGGAGCAGCCGTTGGCCCTCCTCGAGCCGCCCCGTCGGCCCGAACACCGTGGTGTCGCCGGCCAGGCTGGCGTCGAAGTGGGCGTGGAGGACGACCTCGCGGGCGGCGGGGAGGTCTGGTCTCGATACACCGGCTCGTTCCTCACCGGCTACTCGACCACCAGCAGAGTCGTAGAGGTCGAGCGCCGTCTGCGTCCGCGCCAGGTCACCAAGCGCCTTGGCGCGCCTCGCGTCGAGGGACTCCTGCGAGCCGAGGGCCTTCTGCGTGGCGGCGCCGTGGGCGAGGGCCTGGTGGAGGTCGAGCCCGTCGGCGAGGTCGATCTCGGCCTCG
This sequence is a window from Nocardioides sp. S5. Protein-coding genes within it:
- a CDS encoding glycerol-3-phosphate dehydrogenase/oxidase; translated protein: MTLAKALDADQRADALEHLAAGELDVLVVGGGIVGVGAALDAVTRGLKVGLVEQRDLASGTSSRSSKLVHGGLRYLEMFDFALVKEALEERGLLLTRLAPHLVRPVPFLYPLEHAWERPYVGAGVALYDGMAMTGKYDMGVPKHKHVFRKQLARMAPDIRTDDLHGAIRYYDCQVDDARLVMMIARTAANNGAHVATRTKVTGFLREGDRVVGVQARDLEGQRDLEIRAKVVINAAGVWTDEVQELIGGKAQLDVDASKGIHLVVPKDRIRSECGFITKTEKSVLFVIPWDDFWIIGTTDTAWDFDLAHPAASKTDIDYLLGHVNRLLKDPLDHRDVIGVWAGLRPLLKPMRKEGEMGETTKLSREHTVTSPVPGLVLVAGGKLTTYRVMARDAVDHALKHSSTDSGGSAPTSASITDRVPLMGAWGFEARTNQRVALSRASGLEIGVIDHLLGRYGGLVDEVLALIHERPELGEPLPGAEHYLRAEVLYAATHEGARHLDDVLARRTRVSIETFDRGIHAARPAAELMAEALGWDAAQVDDEVDHYLRRVEAERQSQLMPTDQEADEARVKAPEIV
- a CDS encoding succinic semialdehyde dehydrogenase: MTEQSPTSGPITDGPADPEHDSTAAYALDRSYVASLTRRVVSSSGRTHAVSSPVGGAPLAHVPQSTPADVAEAFARARTAQAAWAATSLDDRAAALLRLHDLLLDRQEELIDLVVWESGKARKDAYLEVAHLALTARYYARTAHEHLDTRRVGGMFPLLTRAEVNRVPKGVVGIISPWNYPLTMALCDGLPALLAGNAVVAKPDAQSMLTALLAAQLLDEAGFPPELWQVVAGPGPEIGGAVVGAADYVCFTGSTATGRLIARQCADRLIGCSLELGGKNPMLVLRDADVHRAAEGAVRGVFANAGQLCVSMERLFVADQVYDRFVDAFVSRTRAMTLGASHDWSVDMGSLISQAQLDTVTAHVDDAVAKGATVLCGGTARPDLGPFVFEPTVLEGVTADMECFARETFGPVVALYRFHSEDEAVARANDGTYGLNASIYTRDAARGRALARRIRCGTVNVNEPYGATFGSLGAPMGGMRQSGMGRRQGAEGVLRYTEAQSVATQRLVPIAPVLGMSEETHAKVMTQALRLLNKLGRA
- a CDS encoding GMC family oxidoreductase; the protein is MSTSPETQHYDVLVVGSGFGGSVTALRLTEKGYRVGVLEAGARFEDDDFPATSFDAKRFLFAPALGMYGIQRIDMVKDCMILAGAGVGGGSLVYANTLYEPLDAFYRDPSWAHITDWKGELAPYYDQAKRMLGVVENPLHTPADEVMKQVADDMGVGHTFHPTPVGVFFGGPDARGGEEVADPYFGGAGPARNACLNCGECMTGCRHNAKNTLVKNYLHLAEQAGAVVHPLTTVTRVRPRAGGGYEVSARWTKAKLSRRTATKTFTADQVVFSAAALGTQKLLHQLKGEGDLPRISDRLGVLTRTNSEAILGALAPDTSVDYSRGVAITSSWHPDEVTHIEPCRYGHGSNAMALMQTVLADDTPGTSRVRTWLKELWAQRRTALDLYDFRHWSERTIVALVMQTLDNSITTKGVKGRFGWRMTSEQGYGLPNPTYIPIAYEATRRMADVLGGTPGGNVGEAFNRPLTAHFIGGCTIGDSPETGVVDPWQRLYGHEGLHVVDGSAVSANLGVNPSLTITAQAERAMAFWPNKGEADPRPALGSTYRRLAPVEPKNPVVPEAAPGALRLPIVGVS
- the guaA gene encoding glutamine-hydrolyzing GMP synthase, which translates into the protein MTQPAEHDLVLVVDFGAQYAQLIARRVREARVYSEIVPHTMPVADMLARNPKAIILSGGPSSVYADGAPGIDTGVFTAGVPVFGMCYGFQLMAKGLGGEVAHTGAREYGRTPVVVSEPGTLLEGIPAEHKVWMSHGDSVAQAPEGFTVLASTADTPVAAFEDVGRGLAGVQWHPEVLHSEHGQKVLEHFLHHIAGARQTWTMLNIAEEQIERVREQIGDTGLAICGLSGGVDSAVAAAIVQRAIGDRLHCVFVDHGLLREGEAEQVERDFVAATGVNLHVYDARETFLAALSGVTDPEEKRKVIGREFIRAFEAAEVQVLGEAAEHGEKVGFLVQGTLYPDVVESGGGAGTSNIKSHHNVGGLPEDLEFALVEPLRTLFKDEVRLVGEQLGLPADIVWRQPFPGPGLGIRIIGEVTADRLDILRRADAIARQELTRAGLDRDIWQMPVVLLADVRSVGVQGDGRTYGHPVVIRPVTSEDAMTADWARLPYEVMERISTRITNEVAEVNRVTLDITSKPPGTIEWE
- a CDS encoding GNAT family N-acetyltransferase, which encodes MSLPVLRAPRLVLSPASKGDLDFFTALNSDPAVMAHISGGATGRSQTEREWHRRLGERSVVDAGLGYWIGTVDEEPVGWWGLGHTASAPGTGELGFRLMPAHWRKGLATEGAHALLRHAFVDREVGRVWAGTSTANLGSRRTLAAAGLSCTGEPFPGVLTYEVRARAWRDRLTPTRSCPAAST
- a CDS encoding HNH endonuclease signature motif containing protein: MIEGLEAGAEAGADALGPAALLASMRASRSIENTEAARQLDLAARWADLHPPESIHSAASFTVAGCEHEEPIAGPGTPLVAEFCVAELGTVLGITSVSAKKLIGHALELRHRLPRLWAQVHAGSVPAWRARAVAEVTIHSTPELTVEAARFVDAQVAAVAGRIGPAQLDRLVAATIKRFDLAGVDPAADPEDGYLHVDPRHVTIHDEDVHFAGTVRLEAEIDLADGLDLHQALAHGAATQKALGSQESLDARRAKALGDLARTQTALDLYDSAGGRVAGEERAGVSRPDLPAAREVVLHAHFDASLAGDTTVFGPTGRLEEGQRLLLLEQLRSWCGDSRTKITVKPVIDLNQEKSAPSYEIPDRIRERVVLRDRVCVFPWCGRPARGCDVDHVIEYDHGAEADGRPQPGPTKTDNLGALCRFHHRVKTHTAWRYDMVAPGVFEWTSPHGHRYRRDRTGTTALEPPDPRPARIPSPRR